Proteins encoded in a region of the Stieleria neptunia genome:
- a CDS encoding IS1380 family transposase: MTKRNRKRPALKRLRRQAVEVDFNGGSLTSDGGLVLLREVDKKLNLIERIDQAIDDPRDPFHTKHSQAEILISRIFAIAAGYEDANDQQHLRNDAAFQVAAGRTPRINAGADDDEDPTLASPSTHSRFENRIGKKELFELSKILVDIFLDSFDTPPGEITLDLDATDDKVHGEQERRAFNAYYDSYCFQPLYVFCGDQLLVSYLRAANLGDAHHARGITKLLVARIRKRWPQVKITLRGDGGFAIERLMRWCDKNDVHYIFGLPKNKVLVKEIACEMTRARILRSHRGGKQACFKWFRYRTGRTWDRHRWVVGKAEYTGKGPNPRFVVTNRFSSDGIVDTTYHRPMVNGKRQPLQVKTPGTWCSVAFDPEKFYREHYCMRGEMENRIKEQQLCLFADRTSCTRFIANQFRVMLSSFAYVLLDGVRRLGLSGTKHSRLRVDTIRLRLLKIAARVRVTCRRVIFHLCSHCPWEPLFNQVLTRLCRSD, translated from the coding sequence ATGACAAAGCGTAATCGAAAACGTCCCGCATTGAAACGCCTCCGCAGGCAGGCCGTTGAAGTGGATTTCAACGGCGGATCGCTCACCTCCGACGGAGGCCTCGTCCTGCTTCGTGAAGTCGACAAAAAGCTCAATTTGATCGAGCGGATTGACCAAGCCATCGACGACCCACGTGATCCGTTTCACACCAAGCATTCGCAAGCGGAAATCCTCATCAGTCGAATCTTTGCGATCGCTGCAGGATACGAAGATGCAAACGATCAACAGCATCTTCGCAACGATGCCGCCTTTCAAGTCGCCGCCGGACGGACCCCTCGAATCAATGCCGGGGCGGACGACGATGAAGATCCCACTCTGGCAAGTCCCTCGACGCATTCGCGATTTGAAAATCGAATCGGCAAAAAAGAACTCTTCGAGCTCAGCAAGATCCTCGTTGACATTTTCCTTGACAGCTTCGACACCCCGCCTGGTGAAATCACGCTCGATCTAGACGCAACGGACGACAAGGTACACGGCGAGCAAGAAAGAAGGGCTTTCAATGCCTACTACGACAGTTACTGCTTCCAACCGCTGTACGTATTTTGCGGCGACCAACTTCTCGTCTCTTATCTTCGTGCGGCCAATCTCGGTGATGCACACCACGCACGCGGGATCACAAAATTACTCGTCGCAAGGATCCGCAAACGATGGCCTCAGGTCAAAATTACCCTTCGTGGTGACGGAGGCTTTGCGATCGAACGCCTGATGCGTTGGTGCGACAAAAACGATGTCCACTACATCTTTGGTTTGCCCAAAAATAAGGTTTTAGTCAAGGAAATTGCTTGCGAAATGACACGGGCAAGAATCCTTCGATCACACCGGGGTGGGAAACAAGCCTGCTTCAAATGGTTTCGCTATCGCACCGGCAGGACTTGGGACCGCCATCGCTGGGTGGTCGGCAAAGCAGAGTACACTGGCAAAGGCCCCAATCCTCGCTTCGTCGTAACAAACCGTTTCTCAAGTGATGGCATTGTCGACACGACCTACCATCGACCGATGGTCAACGGCAAAAGGCAACCGTTGCAAGTTAAGACTCCAGGAACATGGTGTTCTGTCGCCTTTGACCCGGAGAAGTTTTATCGAGAGCACTACTGCATGCGTGGCGAGATGGAGAATCGGATCAAAGAACAACAGCTTTGCCTGTTCGCTGATCGCACCAGTTGCACCCGTTTTATTGCCAATCAGTTCCGCGTGATGCTTTCATCATTTGCTTACGTTCTACTCGATGGGGTGCGTCGCCTGGGCCTGAGTGGAACGAAACATAGTCGTCTACGCGTGGACACAATTCGATTGCGTCTATTGAAAATTGCAGCACGCGTGCGTGTGACTTGCCGTCGTGTGATCTTTCATCTCTGCAGCCACTGCCCCTGGGAACCGCTGTTCAATCAGGTGCTGACGCGTCTTTGTCGTAGCGACTAG